The segment AAAGCGTAGACAACCACCACAACCCATCGCCTCCTCCAACAAGACCATACCTACACCTTACGCCATACATATCCTCCACTTTTTGCCTCccatttctcatttctctGCAACAtatcccccctccccaagATATCTGGCCCCTCTCTTTTATCCGGCGAAGCGGGATTGATTGTCCTGCATAAGCTTACGGTTGAGAAGACTCAATCGAACTTTTATTCCGACCACCTCGAAACCAAATCCCACTCAATTACAACTCGCCATCCTTACAGCGAACTCCAGATTTCGTTTTCGGCTTGCGACATCTGATTCACACTCTTATCGGGAATATCTAGGGAATGTGAGATAGTTCTTCTAGAAAGAATCCCTCCTTTCATTCTACAAAGGAATTCGAGCATTCTTATCTACGTCAGAATCACAAATCAATACATAGCAAGGCTTCAATGGCTACCGCCAGCACCAACCGTTCAAACCCAATAAATCCGGATTTCACCCTATCTCCACGACAAGAGGAGTTACTTTTCGCTGCTCTCAACTCAAACAAATCTGCAAACAATATGGACACTTCAATTACTGCGTCGAGCAATGGCCTTCCCAACACGTCTACATCCGCATTCAACGAATCTCCGACCCAAGCGCCGGGTTCGGGTACATTGAACGGATTTGAAGAGAGTCCTTTTATCGATTATGACTACGAATTCGAAGGGGACGATAGTTTTAATTTCGACTTCACCAATGATTCGCAAGGACAAATGATCGGAAACTTACCTGGAACTTCATCAGATGGTGATACTGATAATCATGAAAAGAGAAGTCATCcagacgatgatgatgatgaagaaggtgGTGGTAAAcgaagagaaggagatgataAGTCGTCGAAGAAGCCCGGTAGAAAGCCTCTTACATCAGAACCCACTTCAGTGAGTACTTTCTCGGTGTTTTCGTTGTCTTGAATAGCTTCTAATTTCTTAATTAGAAACGCAAGGCTCAAAATCGTGCCGCCCAACGTGCATTCCGTgagcgaaaagaaaagcattTAAAGGATCTTGAGACGAAGGTTGAGGATCTAGAGAAAGCTTCCGAATCTGCCAATCATGAGAATAGTATTCTAAGAGCGCAAATCGAACGAATGTCGATGGAATTGAGGGAATACAAGAAAAGATTGTCTGTCACAGGTGGTATCAACCGAAGCCCAAATGGCAACGTTCCAGCTTATCTCGCAGGCAAAGGACttccatctgcatctgctAATCCAAATGACGTCAACTTTCACTTTGAGTTCCCAAGATTCGGTCGCCTTCCCGGACCCCCTATCACTAACGGAAGCTCATCAGTCGGGCCATTCAAGTCCCCCGCTTCTACCGAGAATTCTCATAGTCCAACTGACAAGAGTCAAACTAGCTCCCGCAATCAATCTAATGCGAGTACCTTTGGTGTTGGCTTGACTCAAACTCCAGCTCAGATCGGCGATGACATGTCTTCATTCTCCGGTTTATTTTCCCCTGAACTTTTGGAAAGCGCATCAAAAAGTTCACCATTCGACGCTTTCGGAAACCTAACCAACGGTTCAATGTCAAGTAACGGCTCACCCAACATTTCTACCAATGGTCAAAGTACGTCATATAGCTCACCGTCGGC is part of the Botrytis cinerea B05.10 chromosome 13, complete sequence genome and harbors:
- the Bap1 gene encoding Bap1 produces the protein MATASTNRSNPINPDFTLSPRQEELLFAALNSNKSANNMDTSITASSNGLPNTSTSAFNESPTQAPGSGTLNGFEESPFIDYDYEFEGDDSFNFDFTNDSQGQMIGNLPGTSSDGDTDNHEKRSHPDDDDDEEGGGKRREGDDKSSKKPGRKPLTSEPTSKRKAQNRAAQRAFRERKEKHLKDLETKVEDLEKASESANHENSILRAQIERMSMELREYKKRLSVTGGINRSPNGNVPAYLAGKGLPSASANPNDVNFHFEFPRFGRLPGPPITNGSSSVGPFKSPASTENSHSPTDKSQTSSRNQSNASTFGVGLTQTPAQIGDDMSSFSGLFSPELLESASKSSPFDAFGNLTNGSMSSNGSPNISTNGQSTSYSSPSASSHSNNGASSSCGTSPEPTNMQSPYNKAIDSTLTTIGEENTCSNSNLAPGNLETAVFDVNGIDWFAQQNNNQFDPQLFGDYREPQNNVLSNDPFALDDGFFADAFEMPDFNTPFNVPSPAATKKDLVQQIDEKQNEDNEVVPGEDRSTMLSCNTIWDRLQNCPKVKEGEFDLDGLCKDLQKKAKCSETGAVVNESDFQKIMKNYAPQGCDSTTSPPAKKA
- the Bap1 gene encoding Bap1, with translation MATASTNRSNPINPDFTLSPRQEELLFAALNSNKSANNMDTSITASSNGLPNTSTSAFNESPTQAPGSGTLNGFEESPFIDYDYEFEGDDSFNFDFTNDSQGQMIGNLPGTSSDGDTDNHEKRSHPDDDDDEEGGGKRREGDDKSSKKPGRKPLTSEPTSKRKAQNRAAQRAFRERKEKHLKDLETKVEDLEKASESANHENSILRAQIERMSMELREYKKRLSVTGGINRSPNGNVPAYLAGKGLPSASANPNDVNFHFEFPRFGRLPGPPITNGSSSVGPFKSPASTENSHSPTDKSQTSSRNQSNASTFGVGLTQTPAQIGDDMSSFSGLFSPELLESASKSSPFDAFGNLTNGSMSSNGSPNISTNGQSTSYSSPSASSHSNNGASSSCGTSPEPTNMQSPYNKAIDSTLTTIGEENTCSNSNLAPGELSFCEKLNMACGNANNPIPRTMSEPGINSGNLETAVFDVNGIDWFAQQNNNQFDPQLFGDYREPQNNVLSNDPFALDDGFFADAFEMPDFNTPFNVPSPAATKKDLVQQIDEKQNEDNEVVPGEDRSTMLSCNTIWDRLQNCPKVKEGEFDLDGLCKDLQKKAKCSETGAVVNESDFQKIMKNYAPQGCDSTTSPPAKKA